The genomic DNA GTGTTGCTCAGCTGAGTCTTGGGGCCGCTTTGCGGCCCTTCGCGACACAAGGCCGCTCCTACAGGCGTGAACCGCGACCTTGAGCGCTTCCAGTGTCGTCACCACCTGGCTTTATTCAGCGCGGCCATTTGCACCTTGCTGCGGGTAGGAGCGGCCTTGTGTCGCGAAAGGGCTGCGCAGCAGCCCCGGCAATTTGTGTTGCTCAGCTGAGTCTTGGGGCCGCTTTGCGGCCCTTTCGCGACACAAGGCCGCTCCTACAAAAAACCGCCTCAGATACTCGCGAAGCGTTTGTCCAGGTAGGCAATGATTGCCTTGGACTCATACATCCAGGTCACGTTGCCTTGCTCTTCGATGCGCAAGCACGGCACCTTCACCCGGCCGCCACCTTCGAGCAGCGCCTGGCGGTGCTCTGGGTCGTTCTTGGCATCGCGCAATGCCACTGGCACGTTCAGGCGGTGCAGGGTGCGGCGGGTTTTCACGCAGAACGGGCACGCATGGAACTGGTACAGCGCAAGGCCCTTGGCCTGCTGCTCGACATGCGCCTGGGCCGCGGCATCACGCTTGCGCTTGGCCGGGCGGCTGATCAGGTCGCCGAACACGATGAGCTGGCCGAGGCCAACCCGCAAGGCTTTGACGATCATCTGCAACTCCTGAAAATAAAAAGCCGACCCACAGGGCCGGCTCGGGTCACGCGCCGATCATTTGATCAGGCCGAGGAACTCCATGCGCGTGGCCGGGTTGTCGCGGAATTCGCCGAGCATCACCGAGGTGAGCATGGTCGAGTTCTGCTTCTCTACACCGCGCATCATCATGCACATGTGCTTGGCTTCGATAACCACCGCCACACCCGCAGCGCCGGTCACCTGCTGCACGGCCTCGGCGATCTGGCGGCTGAGGTTTTCCTGGATCTGCAGGCGGCGGGCGAACATGTCGACGATCCGTGCGACCTTGGACAGGCCCAGTACCTTGCCTTTGGGCAGGTAGGCCACGTGCGCCTTGCCGATGAACGGCAGCATGTGGTGTTCACACATCGAATACAGCTCGATGTCCCGGACCAGCACCATTTCGCTGTTGTCGGAGGTGAACAGTGCGCCGTTGGTCACTTCTTCCAGCGTCTGCTCATAACCGCGGCAAAGGTATTTCATGGCCTTTGCAGCCCGCTTGGGCGTGTCGAGCAGGCCCTCACGGGAGACGTCCTCGCCGATCTGGCTGAGGATCTCGGTGTAGTTCTGTTCCAGGGACATGTATCTACCTGTGGGAAAAAATCGCAAAAACGAAGGTTACGGCGGCAAAGCCTGCGCTGCAAGCGCGGCGTTACTCGTCGCGGCCTTCCATCATGGTTCGTTTGAGCATTACGTACACGGCACCGGTGCCGCCGTGGCGGGCCTGGCAGGAGGCGAAACCGAGCACCTGCGGGTGCTGGCGCAGCCAGGTGTTGACGTGGCTCTTGATCATCGGGCGCTTGCCATCCAGGCGCGCGGCCTTGCCGTGGGTCACGCGTACGCAGCGTACTTCCAGCTTGGTGGCCTCGGCAATGAAAGCCCACAGGGTTTCGCGGGCCTTCTCGACAGTCATGCCGTGCAGGTCGAGGCTGCCCTCGAAGGCGATCTGGCCGAGCTTGAGCTTGCGCAGCTGGGTTTCCTGCACGCCGTCGCGGCGCCACATCAACTCGTCTTCGGCACCCACGTCGATGACGAACTGGTCGGACAGGCCGTCAATCACCAACGGCTGGTCACTGCGCACGGTCGCCGCCTGGCGCAGGCCGGCCAGCTGCTTGCGGTCAGCCTTGGGTTTGCCGACCTCGGCACGGTCGTGCTTGATCGGCTTGACGCCGCGCACCTCGGCGCTGAACAGGGAAAAATCGTCGTCTTGCATGGGGCCTCCACGTGGGCGGCGTAGTTTACGCGATCAACCCTGTGGCGTCAGCAATGGCCCTGCCGCCGGCAGGGCCAGGAGGCTTCAGCAAAGCCTTCAGTCGTGCTTCTTCATAAGGTGCGGCGACATGTTCAGCTCCCGACCACGGCGCAGGCGAATGCGGCTGCGCCGCCAGAAGCGCACGCCCAGGTACAGGAGCAACAGCCCGACCACGCTCAGGGTTATCGAAAGCGGGCGGTTGGCATTGAGCTCGGCAAAGGCCGGGTAATTACCGAGCAACCCGGCGATGCCGGCCATGGCCAGCAGCACACCGAACGTGGCAAGCAGCGCCGACAGGCCTGCGGCCAAGCGTGCGCCCCAGTTGCTTGGCTCGCGCTGGCGCAGGCGTTTGGCGTCGAAACTGCCTTTGAGCTTCATTCCGATTTCCTCTGTGGATATCCGGAATTCGACCCGCAACCGGCCCCCGGGTTCCGCCCGGCAGCCGGGCGGTGGTCAGCTCGCCAGGCTCAGATCAGGCTGGCGGTGGGGGCGACGCAGGCGAAGTTGTCGGCCATTACGGCCATTTCGCACTCGTGAATCTGCGCAGCGGGAATCACGCGGTCTTTCAAGGCCAGGTCGCGGGTCGCCGAAGCGTCTTGCACCAGGGTGCAACGATAACCATAGTCCTTGGCCCGGCGCACGGTGGTGCTGACGCTGGAATGGCTCATGAAACCGCAGACGATCAGGTCCAGGTGCCCCAGCTCCTGCAGGGTTTCGTGCAGCTTGGTGTTCTTGAACGCGTTGGGCATGCGCTTTTCGATGATTATTTCACCGTCGCGTGGCTCCAGCCCCGGGATGAATTCACCAGCGGGGCCTTGCGGGTCGAAGCGACCGCCGACGGTACCGAGGTGGCGGACGTGGATGATCGGACGGCCGGCCTTGCGGGCGGCGTCGAGCAACCTGGCGATGTTGGCCACGGCCTCGTCCATGCCCGACAGCGCGAGGGGACCACTGAGGTACTCTTTTTGCGCATCGATGACGATCAGGCTGGCTTGGCTCAGCTTGGCCGGCGGGTAATCGCGGCCAGTGAGGCGGAACATCGTGGTTGGAACGGACATCAAGGGCTCCTTGGAAGGGCTTTTGTATACCTATTCTCCCTTGCCTTGGCGCCAATGGGAATGGTTGACATCGAAACCGGCGCAGTTACTGGCCTGTGGCTACCCGCTGGGCGATCCGCAGGAACATTTGTGTGGTGCGGGCTGTTAGACTTTTGTCCAGATCTGAATAGGAGTACCCCGTGATCACATCTCGTCTGCGCACCTTGCGCGACCATATCCGCTGGGCGGTCAGCCGCTTCCACGAGCACGAGCTGTTCTTCGGCCACGGTGCCGACAACGCCTGGGATGAAGCCCGCCTGCTGGTGCTGGGCGCCGTGCACCTGCCGTGGGAAATCGCTGACAGCTACCTGGATTGCCAGCTTGAGGACGACGAGCGTGTACGCCTGCAGCACCTGCTCAAGCGCCGTATCGAAGACCGTGTACCCACTGCCTACCTGCTGGGTGAGGCGTGGTTCTGCGGCATGTCGTTCATCGTTGACGAGCGTGTGCTGGTACCGCGTTCGCCAATCGGTGAGCTGATCGAAAAACGCTTCGAGCCATGGCTGGCCAACGAGCCTGCGCGCATTCTCGACCTGTGCACGGGCTCCGGTTGCATCGGGATCGTGGCGGCCGAGGTGTTCCCCGAGGCCGAGGTGGTATTGGCCGACCTGTCCTTCGAAGCGCTCGAAGTGGCCAACCAGAACATCGAGCGCCATGGCCTGGACGAGCGTGTGTACACGGTGCAGGGCGACGGTTTCGCGGGCCTGCCGGGGCAGCGCTTCGACTTGATCCTGTCCAACCCGCCGTATGTCGATGCCGAGGACTTCGGCGACATGCCGGCCGAGTATCACCATGAGCCGGAGATGGGCCTGGCCTGCGGCAACGATGGCCTGGACCTGGTGCGGCGCATGCTGGCCGAGGCAGCCGAGCACCTGAGCGAGAAGGGCCTGCTGATTGTCGAGGTGGGCAATAGCCAGGTGCATGTCGAGGCGCTGTACCCGGAGGTCGACTTCGCCTGGCTGGACTTCGAGCGCGGTGGGCATGGGGTGTTCATGCTGACGGCGGAGCAGTGCCGGCAGCATCAGGAGCTGTTCAAGGCCCGCGTTTGATAGGGCCTTGACAGGGCGGGGGCATGTCTTGGTTGCACGGTCTCAAAACCGCTGTAACACCCATGGCATGCGCCCACTTGCTCTAGCGGGTGGCAATCCAGATCAACAACCCAGCCTGGAACACCGCAAACGCCACCAGGCAGGTAATGGTAAAGCGCAGCCCGCTGTCCTCGCGCTGGTACTTGGCCACCCGCTCATCGCGCTCGCGCAGTTGCGCCTCCTTCTCCAGAAGGTTTTGCTCGGCCTGCTGCAGCATCCCGGCCGCCTCGAGCATGGCCACCCGCTGCACCTTCTCACTGTTCCAGCCGCCCTTGAGCTGGCCCACCGTGGCTTCGACAGTACGGCCTTTGAGGTGCTGCCCGTCGGCGTACTCCACCTCGATGCCGGTCGCGCTCAGGAAGCGGTCACGGCGCAGGCGCGTGTCTTCGTTCAGGGCATCCTTGTTCGGTAGCGCCATGCCTTCGATGTGGTAGTGCGACCACTTGCGCTGCAGCCATTGCACGGCCTGGGCCAGCATGAAACGCCCCAAGCCGCGGTTCAGTGGCTCCAGCTGCAGGCCGCTGTCGCTGCCGATGCTCACCCGCCGCTCAAGGTGGTCGACCCGCACATCCAGATGGTTCTGCTCCTTGCGCACCTTCTGCCCGGGCAGGCGGATTTCCATGCGCAGCAGGCTGTGCGCCTTGTCGTGGCGCTCGGCATGGCCGAACTCGACGAAACGCAGCGGCCGTGCGCCGCTGTTGCGGTCGGTAGGCAGCGGCGCCAGGCGCAGCAACTGAAAGTGTTCTACTGCCAGGTCAGCCCAGGGCAGCACTGGGCTTTCCGGGGCTTGCGGCTCTTCGGCCGGCTCTACGGCGGCGGGGGCATCGGTCATCAGGGCGTTCTCACATGCAAGCCAATACCGAGCTTATCGGCCGTATCGCCCAGGACCTGAGGCCATTGTGCGGCGATCTCCTCAGGCTGAGGGCAATTGATGAATGAACGTCACCACCCGCTCACCCAACTCACGGGCCAGCGGCAGTTCAGGGTTCAGGTAGCTGTCGCGCTGCTCGCTCATGGCCTTGGGGCTGATGCGCAGCATGTGGTTCATGCCGTCGATCAGTACCAGTTGGGCATCGGGTTTGGCCGCCTTCAGGCGCTCGGCGTCGGCCACATCGACCTGCACGTCGTTGCGGCCCTGGATGATCAGCGCAGGCATCGGCAGGCGGGCGAAGGCCTTGGCCGGGTCTTGCCGGAACAGTGAGATCAGGTAGGGCTGCACGCTGGGGCGGAATACCTGGCGCAGGGGGGCGGGGACATCCAGGCTGGTCTGCCCGGCCTGCAGGCGTTCGAGCAGGGCGCTGCTGCGGGCCAGTTGCGCTGGCGGCATGCGTTGCGCCAGTTGTTCGCGCAGCACATCGGCGATGGGCCGGCCGCTGCCAGCCAGGGTGATGACGGCGCTGGCGCCGGCCTGCTCGGCGGCCAGGCTGGCGATCAGGGCGCCTTCGCTGTGGCCGACCAGTATCAGCGGGCCGAAGCGCGGGTCGGCCTTGAGCTTGCGGCTCCAGGCCACCACATCAGCGACGTAGCGCTCGACACTGAGGTTGCGCTCATCGGGCGTGGCCGGCAGGCTGGCGGCCACACCGCGCTTGTCGTAGCGCACGCTGGCAATGTGCTCGTTGGCCAGCAGCAGCGCCAGGCGTTTGAGGTTGTCGATACGCCCAGAGGCCGGGTTGTTGCCATCGCGGTCGGTAGGGCCGGAGCCGGCGATGATCAACACCACAGGGGGCGGGGTGGCCTGTTGCGGCAACAGCAGGCTGCCATGCAGCACACCTTGCCCGGTGTCCAGGTCGATAGGGCGTTGCAGGACGGTGGGTGAGGCTGCCTGGGCAAGGCCGGTGCACAGCAGGAGGAAGAAGGCGACGAGGCGCGGCATCATGCGGTACTACATGGGGAGATGAGCGTTTGACCCACCGTTCATGGGAAGGTTCGGCAGGTGGCCTGGCCATGATCGCCTATCGCCGGCAAGCCGGTGACAGGGCGCTCACAGACCACCATTCCATCTGTATACTGCTGCTTTCGTCAACCTCAGGCAGACTCGCGGAGCGTCCATGTCCGGCAATACCTACGGCAAGCTGTTCACTGTCACCACCGCTGGCGAAAGCCATGGCCCGGCGTTGGTCGCCATTGTCGATGGCTGCCCTCCGGGCCTGGAAATCTCCCTCGCCGACCTGCAACACGACCTCGACCGGCGCAAGCCCGGCACCAGCCGTCACACCACCCAGCGCCAGGAACCCGACGAAGTGGAGATCCTCTCCGGCGTGTTCGAAGGCCGTACCACCGGCTGCTCGATCGGGCTGCTGATCCGCAACACCGACCAGAAGTCCAAGGACTACTCGGCGATAAAAGACCTGTTCCGCCCGGCACACGCCGACTACACCTACCACCACAAGTATGGCATCCGCGACTACCGCGGCGGTGGCCGCAGCTCGGCCCGCGAGACCGCCATGCGCGTGGCGGCCGGTGCCATCGCCAAGAAGTACCTGGCCACCCAGGGCATCCAGGTGCGCGGCTACATGAGCCAGCTAGGGCCGATCGAAATCCCCTTCAAGACCTGGGATTCGGTGCAGGACAACGCCTTCTTCAGCCCCGACCCGGACAAGGTGCCGGAGCTTGAGGCCTACATGGACCAGCTGCGCCGCGATCAGGACTCGGTCGGGGCAAAAATCACCGTGGTGGCCGAAGGCGTGATGCCAGGCCTGGGCGAGCCGATCTTCGACCGCCTGGACGCGGAGCTGGCCCATGCGCTGATGAGCATCAACGCGGTCAAGGGTGTTGAAATCGGTGCCGGCTTCGCCAGCATCGCCCAGCGCGGCACCGAGCACCGCGACGAGCTGACCCCCGAAGGCTTCCTCAGCAATAACGCGGGCGGGATTCTGGGCGGTATCAGCTCTGGCCAGCCGATCGTCGCCCACCTGGCGCTCAAACCGACCTCGAGCATCACCGTGCCGGGCCGCTCCATCGACGTGGACGGCAACCCGGTCGATGTCATCACCAAGGGCCGTCACGACCCGTGCGTTGGCATCCGCGCCACGCCGATCGCCGAAGCGATGATGGCTATCGTGCTGATGGATCACCTGTTGCGTCACCGGGCGCAGAATGCCGAGGTGAAGGTCGCAACTCCGGTTCTGGGCCAGCTCTGATTCGCAAGTACCGGCCCTATCGCCGGCAAGCCGGCTCCCACACGGGCAGCATGGGCGCCGGCTTGAACCGGCTCCACAGGTGCAGTGTAGGAGCCGGCTTGCCGGCGATAGGGCCGGTACAGGCAATACCCCATTCCGGCTGAGCCCTGATGAATCCGATCCCCTACTGGCGCCTGTCCAGCTTCTACCTTTTCTACTTCGCTCTGCTGGGTTCGACAGCCCCGTTCCTGGCCCTGTACTTCGACCACCTCGGCTTCCCCCCGGCGCGTATCGGCGAGCTGGTAGCCATCCCCATGCTGATGCGCTGCATCGCCCCCAACCTGTGGGGCTGGCTGGGTGATCGCAGCGGCCAGCGGCTGCTGATCGTGCGCCTCGGCGCGCTGTGTACCCTGGCCACCTTTTCGCTGATCTTCTTCGGCAAGAGCTACGCCTGGCTGGCGCTGGTGATGGCCCTGCACGCGTTCTTCTGGCACGCGGTGCTGCCGCAGTTCGAGGTCATCACCCTGGCCCACCTGCACGGGCAGACGGCGCGCTACAGTCAGGTGCGCCTGTGGGGCTCGATCGGTTTCATCCTCACCGTGGTCGGCCTTGGGCGGTTGTTCGAATGGCTGAGCCTGGATATCTACCCGGTCGCCCTGGTAACCATCATGGCGGGCATTGTCGCGGCCAGCCTGTGGGTGCCCAATGCCCAACCGGTGGAGCAGGGCGAGCGGCGCGACGCGGGCGGCTTTCTGCGCCAGTTGCGGGCGCCTGGGGTGGTTGGCTTCTACCTGTGCGTGGCCTTGATGCAGCTCAGCCACGGGCCTTACTACACCTTCCTCACGTTGCACCTGGAACACCTGGGCTACAGCCGCGGCGCCATCGGCCTGCTGTGGGCGTTGGGGGTGGTGGCCGAAGTGCTGATCTTCATGGTCATGAGCCGCATCTTCACGCGCTTCAGCGTGCAGCAGGTGCTACTGGCCAGCTTCCTGTTGGCCGCCCTGCGCTGGCTGCTGCTGGGCAACCTGGCGGGCGAGCCGGGTGTGCTGATCTTCGCCCAGGTGCTGCACGCAGCCACGTTCGGCTGCTTCCACGCTGCCTCCATCGCCTTCGTCCAGGCCAGTTTCGGCGCACGTCAGCAAGGCCAGGGCCAGGCATTGTATGCCGCGCTGTCTGGCACCGGCGGTGCGCTGGGGGCGTTGTATTCGGGCTACAGCTGGAAGCTGCTGGGCCCCACCTTCACCTTTGGTATGGCCAGCGCCGCAGCGCTCGCGGCAGCCGTTATCATTGCCACTCGTTTGAAATCGACCAGGACCAGCCGCTGATGAGTATCCTCTGTGTATTCCACCCGTCCAGCCCGGCCTTGCCGAACAAGGTACTGACCCACCACGACGACATCACCGCAACGCTGGCAGAGCAGGGCGTGCGTTTTGACCACGCTGCGCTGGAGCTGCGCATACGGCCAGGCAGCAGCCAGGATGAAGTAATGAGCGCCTGCCGCGAACACCTTGACCGGTTGATGACTGCCCAGGGCTGCGCAGCGTTCAGTGTGCTCAACCGCGACGGTGCCGACCCGGCACAGGTCGACCTGCGCGATGAGCATGTGCATGAGGTTGATGAAGTATTTGCCGTAGTCACAGGTCGTGCCCAGATCGGGCTTCGCCTGGGTGACTATGTGTATGCGCTGGTGTGTGAGAAAGGCGACCAACTGGTGATTCCGGCAGGGAGCCGGCGCTGGGTGGAGCTGGGGGACAACCCGTTCTGCCTGGCGCTGCGGCTGTACGCCAGCGAACAGGGCATGCAGGCGCGCTTTACCGGGGATGATACTGCGCGTGCGTACGCCGGGATCGACGAGTTCTAGTGTCCGCTCCGGCCCCTCGCGGGCAAGCCTGTGCCTGCAGGTACCCCGCCATCCCTATGGGCAATGCAGTACCTGTGGGCGCAGGTTTACCCGCGAAGCGGCCGGTGCAGACAAAACTCAACGGTAGGTCGGCAACGCGAAGCGCTGCTGGCTCTGCAGCATCGAAATCACCGGCAGTTCACTGGCTTGCTCGGCCAGGTCGCGGCGAATGGCGCTGATTGCCCAAGACAGCTGTTCGGCGCTGTGCAGTTGCCCGTAGGTCAGCACACGGCGGGTAACCCTGCCATCGGTGGCACGCAGCGTCAGCAGGATGCCGCCGTCGGGGCGAGGCTGGGTGGTGACCTGATAGGCCGAGAACACCGAGACGAACTTTTCCTGAATGAGGTCCATATCAACTCCTGACTGATGTGTGGGCAGACGTGAGTTGATAGTTGCAGTGAACGTGCCAGAACTCGGTTCTTATAAAAATCCTTTATTTTCAATGCCTTAGCATTGTTTCCTGGAGGGTGGTGCCGTGCAGGCTGCATGGTCGTGCATTTTGCACAGTGCAATTTGCACGAGCCGGCCAATGCCTATCGGCGCTATAGATTCTGAACCTTTGACCTGCTGGGCTTGCCTGACAAACACTTGGGCAATCTTTTCTGACAGGAGGTTCCAGATGTCTGAACAACAAGCACCCGCCGCCATGACCGATGACGAGACCGCGGCATTCGCCGAGCAGGTCTTCGAGCGTGCCCGTCAGGGGGATGCCGAGATGCTCGAGC from Pseudomonas putida includes the following:
- the aroC gene encoding chorismate synthase, which codes for MSGNTYGKLFTVTTAGESHGPALVAIVDGCPPGLEISLADLQHDLDRRKPGTSRHTTQRQEPDEVEILSGVFEGRTTGCSIGLLIRNTDQKSKDYSAIKDLFRPAHADYTYHHKYGIRDYRGGGRSSARETAMRVAAGAIAKKYLATQGIQVRGYMSQLGPIEIPFKTWDSVQDNAFFSPDPDKVPELEAYMDQLRRDQDSVGAKITVVAEGVMPGLGEPIFDRLDAELAHALMSINAVKGVEIGAGFASIAQRGTEHRDELTPEGFLSNNAGGILGGISSGQPIVAHLALKPTSSITVPGRSIDVDGNPVDVITKGRHDPCVGIRATPIAEAMMAIVLMDHLLRHRAQNAEVKVATPVLGQL
- a CDS encoding cysteine hydrolase family protein; this translates as MSVPTTMFRLTGRDYPPAKLSQASLIVIDAQKEYLSGPLALSGMDEAVANIARLLDAARKAGRPIIHVRHLGTVGGRFDPQGPAGEFIPGLEPRDGEIIIEKRMPNAFKNTKLHETLQELGHLDLIVCGFMSHSSVSTTVRRAKDYGYRCTLVQDASATRDLALKDRVIPAAQIHECEMAVMADNFACVAPTASLI
- a CDS encoding MFS transporter; the encoded protein is MNPIPYWRLSSFYLFYFALLGSTAPFLALYFDHLGFPPARIGELVAIPMLMRCIAPNLWGWLGDRSGQRLLIVRLGALCTLATFSLIFFGKSYAWLALVMALHAFFWHAVLPQFEVITLAHLHGQTARYSQVRLWGSIGFILTVVGLGRLFEWLSLDIYPVALVTIMAGIVAASLWVPNAQPVEQGERRDAGGFLRQLRAPGVVGFYLCVALMQLSHGPYYTFLTLHLEHLGYSRGAIGLLWALGVVAEVLIFMVMSRIFTRFSVQQVLLASFLLAALRWLLLGNLAGEPGVLIFAQVLHAATFGCFHAASIAFVQASFGARQQGQGQALYAALSGTGGALGALYSGYSWKLLGPTFTFGMASAAALAAAVIIATRLKSTRTSR
- a CDS encoding Smr/MutS family protein, whose translation is MQDDDFSLFSAEVRGVKPIKHDRAEVGKPKADRKQLAGLRQAATVRSDQPLVIDGLSDQFVIDVGAEDELMWRRDGVQETQLRKLKLGQIAFEGSLDLHGMTVEKARETLWAFIAEATKLEVRCVRVTHGKAARLDGKRPMIKSHVNTWLRQHPQVLGFASCQARHGGTGAVYVMLKRTMMEGRDE
- a CDS encoding glutaredoxin family protein, whose translation is MIVKALRVGLGQLIVFGDLISRPAKRKRDAAAQAHVEQQAKGLALYQFHACPFCVKTRRTLHRLNVPVALRDAKNDPEHRQALLEGGGRVKVPCLRIEEQGNVTWMYESKAIIAYLDKRFASI
- a CDS encoding DUF3509 domain-containing protein; the encoded protein is MDLIQEKFVSVFSAYQVTTQPRPDGGILLTLRATDGRVTRRVLTYGQLHSAEQLSWAISAIRRDLAEQASELPVISMLQSQQRFALPTYR
- a CDS encoding oxidase; the encoded protein is MSILCVFHPSSPALPNKVLTHHDDITATLAEQGVRFDHAALELRIRPGSSQDEVMSACREHLDRLMTAQGCAAFSVLNRDGADPAQVDLRDEHVHEVDEVFAVVTGRAQIGLRLGDYVYALVCEKGDQLVIPAGSRRWVELGDNPFCLALRLYASEQGMQARFTGDDTARAYAGIDEF
- a CDS encoding alpha/beta hydrolase; this encodes MMPRLVAFFLLLCTGLAQAASPTVLQRPIDLDTGQGVLHGSLLLPQQATPPPVVLIIAGSGPTDRDGNNPASGRIDNLKRLALLLANEHIASVRYDKRGVAASLPATPDERNLSVERYVADVVAWSRKLKADPRFGPLILVGHSEGALIASLAAEQAGASAVITLAGSGRPIADVLREQLAQRMPPAQLARSSALLERLQAGQTSLDVPAPLRQVFRPSVQPYLISLFRQDPAKAFARLPMPALIIQGRNDVQVDVADAERLKAAKPDAQLVLIDGMNHMLRISPKAMSEQRDSYLNPELPLARELGERVVTFIHQLPSA
- the prmB gene encoding 50S ribosomal protein L3 N(5)-glutamine methyltransferase, encoding MITSRLRTLRDHIRWAVSRFHEHELFFGHGADNAWDEARLLVLGAVHLPWEIADSYLDCQLEDDERVRLQHLLKRRIEDRVPTAYLLGEAWFCGMSFIVDERVLVPRSPIGELIEKRFEPWLANEPARILDLCTGSGCIGIVAAEVFPEAEVVLADLSFEALEVANQNIERHGLDERVYTVQGDGFAGLPGQRFDLILSNPPYVDAEDFGDMPAEYHHEPEMGLACGNDGLDLVRRMLAEAAEHLSEKGLLIVEVGNSQVHVEALYPEVDFAWLDFERGGHGVFMLTAEQCRQHQELFKARV
- the folE gene encoding GTP cyclohydrolase I FolE, translating into MSLEQNYTEILSQIGEDVSREGLLDTPKRAAKAMKYLCRGYEQTLEEVTNGALFTSDNSEMVLVRDIELYSMCEHHMLPFIGKAHVAYLPKGKVLGLSKVARIVDMFARRLQIQENLSRQIAEAVQQVTGAAGVAVVIEAKHMCMMMRGVEKQNSTMLTSVMLGEFRDNPATRMEFLGLIK